Within the Arthrobacter sp. V1I7 genome, the region ACCGTCGTCAACCTCAACGGCGACTACCCCGGAGACCCGGGGGTGCTGATCTCGTTGCTCTTGAACCGGATCTCGCTAGCCCCGGGAGAGGCTGTGTACCTGCCGGCCGGCAACGTGCACGCCTACCTGCGCGGCCTGGGCATCGAGGTCATGGCCTCCTCCGACAACGTGCTCCGCGGCGGCCTGACGCCCAAGTTCGTGGATGTGCCGGAGCTGCTCAAGACCGTGGCCTTCGAGGCCGTGGGCGTGCCGATGCTCGACGCCGAGACCACGATGCTGGGCCAGGAGCTCTTCCGTCCCCCGTTCCGGGAGTTCCAGCTGCAGCGGGTGGAACTTCAGCCCGGCGGGGGGCCGGTCCCGCTGGCGCAGTCCGGCGCCGCCGTGATCATCGTCGTCGCGGGCGCCGTCCTGCTCGACTCCCCCAAGGGCGAGCTTCGCCTGGACCACGGCGCGAGCGCGTTCCTGCCCGCCGCCGAGGCCCCGGTCAACGTCCACGCCGTCTCCGGCGCCACCCAGACTGCCCTGGCCTTTGCCGTGACCACCGGGCTGAAGGCCTGACGACGTGGACTATTTCCTGCAGGGCCCCCCGTGGGCAGACTTCCAGCGCGCGCTTGGCCGGACTGTCCATGAAGAGTCCGGACCCGGCTGGAGCTTCCTCGCGGTCGAGGAGTCGAACCCGGCCGGGAAGCTGCTGTACGCGCCCTACGGTCCGGTGGCCGCATCGCTGGAAGCGTTCGACGCCGCGCTGGCGGCGCTGACGGAACTGGCACGTCGCCGCCGCGCGGTGTTCGTCCGGATCGAGCCGGTAAGCGCCGGCCTGGCAGTCCCCGACGCCGCCGCCCTGCTGCGCGGCCGCGGCCTGCAGCCCGCGCCGGCGAACCAGCAGCCCGAGCTCAGCTGGATCGTGGACCTGGACCGCGACTTCAAGGAAGTCCTGGCGGACATGAAACCGGTGAACCGCAACCTGTACCGGAACATCCATAAGAAGGGCGTGACATTCCGCTCCAGCCGGGATCCGGCCGAGATCTCGGTGTTGCTGGAGTTCCTGCACATGACGGCCGCCCGCAACGGTTTCAAGCCCCAGAGCGATGAATACCTGAGCCAGGTGGCCCGTTCCCTGATGCCGGCCGGGGCCGCGACGCTGTTCATCGCCGAACTGGAGGGCACGCCCATCGCCGCCGCCCTCGCATACGATTCGGCGGACACCCGCACCTACGCGCACGCCGCCCTGGACGATACCCACCGCAAGCTCAGTGCCGGGATTCCGCTGCTGGTGACCCTGATCGCCGATGCCCAGGAAAAGGGCCTGAAGCACGTGGACCTCTGGGGTGTGGCCCCCGAAGACCAGCCGGACCACAAGTGGGCCGGTTTCACGGCGTTCAAGAAATCGTTCGGCGGACGCGGGGTCGAGTACCCGGGCACCTGGGATCTGCCGGTGCGGAAGCTGCGCTATGCCGGGTACCAGCTCGCCCGCCGGGCTGCGCAGGCCGCGAAGACGATCCCCGCGAAGCTCCGACCGTTGAGGGACAAGGTCACAGCTATCCGGCGCTGACTTGCCGCTGGCCAGCCGCCCGCCGACCACTGGACATGCCCCCCGCTAAGGCCGGCGGGTGGACAGAATGCCACTCTGCGCATTCCCGGGCGCGACCACTGGACATGTCCCCCGCTGCGGCTGGCGCGTAGGCCTGCCCCGCCCGCCGACCAGTGGACATGCCCTCCGCTAAGGCCTGCCCCGCCCGGCGACCGCTGGACATGCTCCCCGCTAAGGCCCGCGAGCGGACAGAATGCCACTCTGCTCATTCCCCGGCGCGGCCACTGGACATGTCCCCCGCTGCGACTGGTGCCCCGGCCTGCCCCGCCCGCCGACCACTGGACATGCCCCCCGCTAAGGCCGGCAAGCGGACAGAATGCCACTCTGCTCATTCCCCGGCGCGGCCACTGGACATGTCCCCCGCTGCGACTGGCGCGCAGCCCGCCCCACCCGCCGACCACTGGACATGCCCACCGCTAAGCCCCGCGAGCGGACAGAATGCCACTCTGCTCATTCCCCGGCGCGGCCACTGGACATGTCCCCCGCTGCGACTGGCGCGCAGCCCGCCCCACCCGCCGACCACTGGACATGCCCACCGCTAAGGCCGGCGAGCGGACAGAATGCCACTCTGCTCATTCCCGGGCGCGGCCACTGGACATGTCCCCCCGCGGGCGGCCGGCGCGCAGCCCGCCCCACCCGCGACCACTGGACATGTCCCCCGCTGCGGCGGCGCCGGCGCCGGACGCAGCAGATCCCGGGGCGCGGAGCGCGTCCCGGGATCCGGTGGTGGTGCTGATGTGCTGCGGACGCTGGTCCGCGGCGGCCTAGCCCTTGCGGGCGTAGCCTTCCCACTTGCTGGCCTGGTGCTCGCCGTCCACGAACCTGATGGTGCCGGACTTGGACCGCATCACGATGGACTGGGTGAGGACCTTGTCCCTGGAGTAGCGCACACCCTTCAGCAGGTCGCCGTCGGTGATGCCGGTGGCCGCGAAGTAGCAGTTGTCGCTGGAGACGAGGTCGTTGGTGGACAGCACGCGCTCCAGATCGTGGCCGGCGTCGATGGCCTTCTGCTTTTCGTCATCGCTCGTGGGCCACAGGCGGCCCTGGATCACGCCGCCGAGGGACTTGATGGCGCAGGCCGCAACGATACCTTCCGGTGTGCCGCCGATGCCCATCAGCGCGTCAACACCCGTGCCGGAACGCGCCGCGGCGATGGCGCCGGCGACGTCGCCGTCCATGATGAACTTGGTGCGTGCCCCGGCTTCACGGATTTCCTCCACGAGCGGGCGGTGCCGGTCGCGGTCCAGGATCATCACGTTGAGCTG harbors:
- a CDS encoding peptidoglycan bridge formation glycyltransferase FemA/FemB family protein, with amino-acid sequence MDYFLQGPPWADFQRALGRTVHEESGPGWSFLAVEESNPAGKLLYAPYGPVAASLEAFDAALAALTELARRRRAVFVRIEPVSAGLAVPDAAALLRGRGLQPAPANQQPELSWIVDLDRDFKEVLADMKPVNRNLYRNIHKKGVTFRSSRDPAEISVLLEFLHMTAARNGFKPQSDEYLSQVARSLMPAGAATLFIAELEGTPIAAALAYDSADTRTYAHAALDDTHRKLSAGIPLLVTLIADAQEKGLKHVDLWGVAPEDQPDHKWAGFTAFKKSFGGRGVEYPGTWDLPVRKLRYAGYQLARRAAQAAKTIPAKLRPLRDKVTAIRR